CTTCAAATTACCTGAATTTAAATTTTTAGCGTTCTTCGTAATTGTGTAAGCTGCATTACTTATCAGGCTCAATAATTTTCTCAACTAATAATTTACCAATACGGTGTCCATCAACAGTTTTGACTGTAAATCGATAATTGTATTTTTCAACAACATCATCCACTACAGGCATCCTTCCTAGCTCAAGAATACATAGCCCTGATAGCGTATTCGCATCCAATTCATCAGGAACCTCCACACCAATAAGCCTGGAAGCATCAGAGATAGATAATAATCCGTCAACCTCCCATAGATTGTCACTCAATTGAACAATCTCATTACCAACATTATTTGTGTCAGTCTCGTCTTCAATATCACCAACGATTTCCTCTAACAGGTCTTCTAGTGTTACTAACCCAGCAAGTTTTCCATATTCATCAACCACTATTGAAATATGCGCTCGACGTTCTCGCATTGCATCAAAAATATCAGCTACCCTTTGCATTTCTGGAACAACCAAGGCTTCCCTAGCAAACTTATGAAGATCTTTCCAAGGGGATGATTCACCTTCTAAAATTTTTGCATAGAGGTCTTTCACCAGGATAATTCCAACAATTTCATCTTTACTATTTTTACTATCAATTAAAGGAAATCGAGAGTGACCACTGTCTTTAATTACTTTTAGATTTTCTTCAGGGCTAAGCGAAACATCAAGTACTTTCAATTCCGTTCTAGGAATCATAACCCGCCCAACTAAGCGCTGGTCAAAATCAAAAAGATTTCTCAGCATAGTAGCCCGGTCTGTTTCTAGTTCTCCATGTTCTTCAGAAGTTGTTACCAAACCTCTCAATTCATCGCCAGTATAAATATCTTCAAGCGATGCTTCTTCAACCTTAAACCAAGATAAAATCGCTCTGGAAGCATTATTCAGCAGCCAATTTAATGGGTAGGATAAAAGATAAGTTATATGCAGTGGATATGCCACCCATAGAGAAACTGGCTCAGATTTTCTGATCGCAAAGGTTTTAGGAACTTGCTCGCCAACAACAATATGCAATGAAGAAAAAAATAGAAAACCAATTATAAATGCACTAGTGTGTATCATTGGATCAGGTATTCCAATGTAATTAAACAACGGTAGCAACAAAGCTTCAACAGCAGGCTCTCCAACCCAACCAAGCCCAAGAGATGCCATCGTAATACCTAATTGGCAAGCAGCTAAATAGGCTTCAAGATTATCTTGGATCCTGACAACTAGTTTTGCAGAAGATATGCTTTCACTAGCCATTGATTCAATTCGAAAGGCTTTAGCCTTCACAAGTGCAAACTCTGCAGCAACAAAAAAAGCCATTAGCCGCCAGTAATAAAATAATGGATAGCAAACTAAGC
This genomic interval from Spartinivicinus ruber contains the following:
- a CDS encoding hemolysin family protein, which encodes MAFFVAAEFALVKAKAFRIESMASESISSAKLVVRIQDNLEAYLAACQLGITMASLGLGWVGEPAVEALLLPLFNYIGIPDPMIHTSAFIIGFLFFSSLHIVVGEQVPKTFAIRKSEPVSLWVAYPLHITYLLSYPLNWLLNNASRAILSWFKVEEASLEDIYTGDELRGLVTTSEEHGELETDRATMLRNLFDFDQRLVGRVMIPRTELKVLDVSLSPEENLKVIKDSGHSRFPLIDSKNSKDEIVGIILVKDLYAKILEGESSPWKDLHKFAREALVVPEMQRVADIFDAMRERRAHISIVVDEYGKLAGLVTLEDLLEEIVGDIEDETDTNNVGNEIVQLSDNLWEVDGLLSISDASRLIGVEVPDELDANTLSGLCILELGRMPVVDDVVEKYNYRFTVKTVDGHRIGKLLVEKIIEPDK